One Spea bombifrons isolate aSpeBom1 chromosome 1, aSpeBom1.2.pri, whole genome shotgun sequence DNA window includes the following coding sequences:
- the TMEM161A gene encoding transmembrane protein 161A, which produces MAVMGIQMVVTLLVATVMHRVSPYFSFGRWLLCNGSLFRYKHPTEDELRALAGKQKPKVKRERRVNGVTDEKPLTVPRDIDLHLDTQPITTIDALVLRYFLEYQWFIDFSLYATIIYLFTEGYYCLVDAQSEINIGVLWCLMTIIFSVKVLFTVMQHYFQSEEGGERSVCLTFAFFFLLIAMIVMIVREEYLEFGLEPGLTSFTHNLERFFQQQGWQLSVPVIKLAFKIALVALCSFIGGCLTFPGLRLAQTHLDALKMAADRPMLQLLLHASFLPPVIAVVLWIRPITRDLLLNAPMGKESVQLMSDSTYNTFRLWIIVVMCLLRLCLTRFHLQAYLGLADSWVDRMKREAGRITMLEIQRKISRIFCYLTVVALQYLAPVILTLHCVLLLKTLGDYSWGLYPEPPGVTPAVDFSTQSPPSSMSSDEEDDSEDVQAAVEQIMGALGALRGLFTPVFYRGLFAFLTWWVSICQIVTSLFGLYFHQYLAAS; this is translated from the exons ATG GCTGTGATGGGGATACAGATGGTGGTGACACTTCTGGTGGCCACTGTTATGCACAGAGTGTCCCCTTATTTCTCCTTTGGCCGGTGGCTCTTGTGCAATGGCAG CTTGTTCCGCTATAAGCATCCGACCGAGGATGAGCTTCGTGCGCTGGCTGGGAAGCAGAAACCTAAAGTTAAAAGAGAgag GAGGGTGAATGGTGTAACAGATGAAAAGCCCTTGACAGTTCCTAGGGACATAGACCTACACTTGGATACCCAGCCGATTACTACTATTGATGCTCTTG TGCTTCGCTATTTCTTGGAATACCAGTGGTTTATAGACTTCTCTTTGTACGCAACCATCATCTATCTGTTCACGGAAGGATACTACTGTCTTGTAGATGCCCAAAGTGAGATCAACATTGGAGTCCTCTGGTGTCTAATGACCATCATTTTCTCTGT TAAAGTCCTGTTCACTGTGATGCAGCACTACTTCCAATCAGAAGAAGGTGGAGAGAGATCAGTGTGTCTGACCTTTGCCTTCTTCTTCCTTCTCATTGCTATGATCGTGATGATTGTGAGAGAAGAGTATCTGGAGTTTGGTTTGGAACCAG GTCTGACTAGCTTTACTCACAATTTGGAGCGTTTCTTCCAGCAGCAAGGCTGGCAGCTGTC GGTTCCTGTGATCAAGCTAGCATTCAAGATTGCCCTGGTGGCATTATGCTCCTTTATTGGTGGATGTCTCACCTTTCCTGGCCTACGGTTGGCACAGACTCACCTGGATGCTCTAAAGATGGCAGCGGACAGGCCGATGCTCCA GCTCTTACTTCATGCCAGTTTCTTGCCTCCTGTTATTGCGGTAGTGTTATGGATCCGACCAATCACTAGGGACCTCCTCCTGAATGCACCAATGGGAAAGGAGTCTGTACAACT AATGTCTGATTCGACCTACAATACCTTCCGCCTGTGGATCATCGTGGTTATGTGTCTTCTACGCCTTTGTCTCACACGCTTCCACTTGCAGGCGTACTTGGGCCTTGCTGATAGTTGGGTAGATCGCATGAAGAGAGAGGCCGGGAGGATTACTATGTTAGAGATTCAGCGCAAG ATCTCCCGCATCTTCTGCTACCTGACTGTGGTTGCGCTGCAGTATCTGGCTCCTGTCATCCTGACTCTCCATTGTGTTCTGCTGCTGAAAACATTGG gtgACTATTCTTGGGGTCTTTACCCAGAGCCACCTGGTGTCACACCTGCTGTTGACTTCTCCACCCAGTCACCACCCTCCTCCATGTCCTCTGACGAGGAGGATGATTCTGAGGATGTCCAAGCTGCAGTGGAGCAGATTATGGGAGCTTTGGGTGCCTTGCGAGGCCTCTTTACACCAGTATTCTACCGTGGACTTTTTGCTTTCTTGACGTGGTGGGTCTCCATATGTCAAATTGTCACCAGCCTGTTTGGCCTCTACTTCCACCAGTACCTTGCGGCTTCATAA